Proteins from one Chitinophagales bacterium genomic window:
- a CDS encoding LD-carboxypeptidase, whose product MNTLIKPKKLIPGDKVATISLSWGGAGELPHRYQYGKKRLAEVFGLEVVETKHALRSADWIYRNPQARADDLMHAFADPRIKAIISNIGGDDSIRTLPFVDLSVIRNNPKIFLGFSDTTISHFACMKAGVSSFYGTSLLVGFAENGGMHSYQIEDIKRSLFSSEIIGEIVPNLNGWTSERLEWANINLMDHKRKLEPSGSWNFLQGDSKVQGRLIGGCMEVLEFLKGSDYWPTLDDWNDTILFLETSEDMPNPSLFKWWLRNYVAQGILKRVKGIILGRPYNNQYVQEYNDALLKVVRDEEGLSNLPIITEMDFGHTCPTFTIPYSCLAEMDMRNKRFYLLESGVI is encoded by the coding sequence ATGAATACACTTATAAAACCAAAAAAACTCATACCAGGAGATAAAGTTGCCACTATTTCACTATCTTGGGGAGGGGCTGGTGAACTCCCTCATCGGTATCAATACGGGAAGAAACGACTAGCAGAAGTGTTTGGACTAGAAGTAGTGGAAACCAAGCATGCCTTGCGCTCAGCAGATTGGATATATAGAAATCCACAAGCTAGGGCTGATGATTTGATGCATGCCTTTGCGGACCCTCGTATCAAGGCTATTATTTCTAATATTGGAGGAGATGATAGTATCCGAACTCTGCCATTTGTAGACTTATCTGTTATTCGAAACAACCCTAAAATATTTCTCGGTTTTTCTGATACTACTATTAGCCATTTTGCTTGCATGAAAGCTGGAGTTTCTAGCTTTTATGGAACTTCATTACTAGTGGGTTTTGCGGAGAATGGGGGCATGCATTCTTATCAGATTGAAGATATCAAAAGAAGCTTATTTTCCTCAGAGATCATTGGTGAAATAGTCCCAAATTTGAATGGTTGGACTTCTGAGCGATTAGAATGGGCCAATATCAATCTCATGGATCACAAAAGGAAATTAGAACCCAGTGGTTCTTGGAATTTTCTTCAGGGAGATTCAAAGGTTCAAGGAAGATTGATAGGAGGTTGTATGGAGGTTTTAGAATTTCTCAAAGGATCGGACTATTGGCCAACTTTAGATGATTGGAATGATACTATTTTGTTTCTAGAAACTTCGGAAGATATGCCTAATCCAAGTTTATTTAAATGGTGGTTGAGAAATTATGTAGCTCAAGGTATTTTGAAAAGAGTCAAAGGTATTATCCTTGGACGTCCTTATAATAATCAATATGTTCAAGAATACAACGATGCGCTGCTAAAAGTAGTTAGAGATGAAGAAGGACTATCTAATTTACCAATCATTACGGAAATGGACTTTGGTCATACCTGCCCTACCTTTACGATACCTTATAGCTGTTTGGCAGAAATGGATATGAGGAATAAGAGGTTCTATTTATTGGAGAGTGGGGTGATATAA
- a CDS encoding biopolymer transporter ExbD — protein MSRFRRRHKEGAEVSTESLNDIMFFLMLFFLIVSTLVNPNVIRLSLPNSKSNSSLAKQPVILSVDKDKVIFVNKQQVNIEDLKSKLSSLVASMETPTIVLRLDQSLTVQDLVNIMQIGNELKIKMVLATQPAKQ, from the coding sequence ATGTCCAGATTTAGAAGAAGACATAAAGAAGGCGCAGAAGTAAGTACAGAATCTCTAAATGACATTATGTTTTTCTTAATGTTATTCTTTTTGATTGTATCCACTTTGGTCAATCCTAATGTTATAAGATTATCACTTCCCAATTCGAAATCAAACTCCAGTTTGGCTAAGCAACCAGTCATTCTTTCTGTAGACAAAGATAAAGTCATTTTTGTCAATAAACAACAGGTCAATATTGAAGATTTAAAGTCTAAACTCTCTAGTCTGGTGGCGAGTATGGAGACTCCTACCATAGTACTTCGACTAGACCAGTCCTTGACTGTACAGGACTTAGTCAATATTATGCAGATAGGTAATGAATTGAAAATTAAAATGGTATTGGCCACACAACCTGCCAAACAATAG
- the fabD gene encoding ACP S-malonyltransferase, whose translation MTAYVFPGQGAQFVGMGNEISEKFPQANEYFQKANNILGFDIETIMKTGTMEELTRTEVTQPAIFIHSVLMAKSLPEFKPNMVAGHSLGEFSALVAAGGLSFEDGLKLVSIRANAMQKACDANPSTMAAVLGLDDDKVDEICKSITDEIVVAANYNCPGQLVISGSHKGIELAGEKLKEAGAKRVLPLKVGGAFHSPFMAPAKDELAKAIMETIFSNPVCPIYQNYTSHASTDGETIKQNLIDQLTGSVQWTKSVQNMIKDGANTFYEVGPGAALTGMIKKINAEVTAEKLA comes from the coding sequence ATGACAGCATACGTATTTCCAGGACAAGGAGCTCAGTTTGTAGGCATGGGAAATGAAATCTCAGAAAAATTTCCCCAGGCTAATGAGTATTTTCAAAAAGCAAACAACATTTTGGGCTTCGATATCGAAACAATTATGAAGACTGGAACTATGGAAGAATTAACCCGAACAGAGGTAACTCAGCCGGCTATTTTTATTCATAGTGTATTAATGGCTAAATCTCTTCCTGAATTTAAACCAAATATGGTAGCAGGACATAGCTTAGGAGAATTCTCTGCCTTAGTGGCTGCTGGAGGCCTATCCTTTGAGGATGGTTTAAAGCTCGTTTCTATTCGAGCAAATGCCATGCAAAAAGCATGTGATGCCAATCCATCGACTATGGCAGCAGTACTGGGATTAGATGATGATAAGGTAGATGAAATTTGCAAGTCTATAACCGATGAAATCGTGGTAGCTGCTAATTATAATTGTCCAGGTCAGCTAGTTATTTCTGGTTCACATAAAGGTATTGAACTCGCTGGAGAGAAATTAAAAGAAGCTGGGGCGAAGCGTGTTTTGCCACTTAAAGTAGGAGGAGCTTTCCATTCACCTTTTATGGCACCAGCCAAAGATGAATTAGCAAAAGCTATTATGGAGACTATTTTTTCCAATCCAGTCTGCCCTATATACCAAAACTATACTAGTCATGCCTCTACAGATGGCGAAACGATTAAGCAAAATTTAATAGATCAATTGACAGGATCAGTTCAATGGACAAAAAGCGTGCAGAATATGATAAAAGATGGCGCCAACACTTTTTATGAAGTAGGCCCTGGTGCAGCGCTGACGGGCATGATTAAAAAAATTAATGCAGAGGTAACAGCAGAGAAACTAGCCTAA
- a CDS encoding TonB-dependent receptor: MNKRIVLGILTVLNITVFAQQENNIDPVEIKVVKDYNVFIEEASKIHEPINYYPKFKEKTTQKKLVYKLPDRIEQFKFEPSTIEPIAFKQRNIFFQNTNFVRMGFGSSFNPIFEWSHHNEKSKTPSRVHVFHHSAWRSPDSFQKYSESKAEAEITKSFKNWIFKPRLNLQHKYYNFYGNLAESGFKDEATRNYFNGGISAVLQRESSEQKSISIINTMDLNFGLDKLGLVNLTRDNHEFYANLKSELSYKLKDDILLKLQGGGQYYNFSADTFTDKWIAHLMPQVEYRSKALKIVGGLNLSMAINNSKQTYYGLPYLNAEVEVVPNFLNVYAIWKRNLELNRMQNHFAANPFIVFTNQLLPNTIVESRGAGLKGVYRGISYQANFIQKVMKDALLFRNDAVNPRFLNSQIENQMTINNISLELTYMQEERWSTFIKGDIFLYDISRNPAIAYNLPGQRLTLGANLKASKKLNFFFNGFAVGGVKTEILGNEITNPILFDLNLGLEYHISKNFYIFANGNNLLDSKIANQIGFPTIGINGQGGVRITY; the protein is encoded by the coding sequence ATGAATAAAAGAATTGTTTTGGGAATATTGACTGTTTTGAACATTACAGTCTTTGCTCAGCAGGAGAATAATATAGATCCAGTGGAGATAAAGGTCGTAAAGGATTATAATGTATTTATAGAAGAGGCTTCTAAAATACATGAACCTATCAATTATTATCCTAAATTTAAGGAAAAAACAACCCAGAAAAAACTGGTATATAAATTACCTGATAGAATAGAGCAGTTTAAATTTGAACCATCAACTATAGAGCCTATTGCTTTTAAGCAGCGTAATATCTTCTTTCAAAACACAAATTTTGTTAGAATGGGATTTGGCAGTTCTTTTAATCCAATTTTCGAATGGTCACATCATAATGAAAAGTCTAAAACACCTAGTAGAGTTCATGTTTTTCATCATTCCGCTTGGCGTTCACCAGATTCTTTTCAAAAATATAGTGAATCAAAGGCTGAAGCTGAAATTACCAAGTCTTTTAAAAATTGGATATTTAAACCGAGGCTGAATTTACAGCATAAATATTACAATTTTTATGGAAACCTAGCAGAGTCAGGATTTAAGGACGAAGCTACTCGCAACTATTTCAATGGTGGTATTTCTGCTGTCTTGCAAAGAGAAAGTAGTGAACAAAAGTCAATCTCTATAATAAATACTATGGATCTAAACTTTGGCTTAGATAAATTAGGTCTGGTAAATCTAACGAGAGATAACCACGAATTCTATGCGAATCTTAAGTCAGAGCTCAGCTATAAACTAAAGGATGATATATTATTAAAATTGCAAGGAGGCGGTCAATATTATAATTTTTCTGCAGATACTTTTACGGACAAGTGGATTGCTCATCTCATGCCTCAAGTAGAGTATAGATCGAAAGCTTTAAAAATAGTAGGTGGTCTAAATTTATCCATGGCTATAAACAATTCAAAACAAACATATTATGGCTTACCATATCTGAATGCTGAGGTAGAAGTTGTCCCAAATTTTTTGAACGTATATGCTATATGGAAGAGAAATTTAGAACTCAATAGAATGCAAAATCATTTTGCTGCCAACCCATTTATTGTTTTTACTAATCAATTATTACCAAATACCATAGTGGAAAGTAGAGGTGCCGGTCTTAAAGGTGTATATCGTGGCATCAGTTACCAAGCCAATTTCATACAAAAAGTTATGAAAGATGCTTTATTGTTTAGAAATGATGCCGTCAATCCTCGATTTTTAAATAGTCAGATTGAAAATCAGATGACTATAAATAATATTTCTTTGGAGCTCACCTATATGCAAGAAGAACGCTGGTCTACCTTTATAAAAGGGGATATTTTTTTGTATGATATATCCAGAAATCCTGCAATAGCTTATAATTTACCGGGGCAACGCCTAACGTTAGGTGCTAATTTAAAGGCGAGTAAGAAGTTAAATTTCTTCTTTAATGGATTTGCTGTCGGTGGTGTGAAAACAGAAATATTGGGCAACGAGATTACAAATCCTATTTTATTTGACTTAAATCTGGGGCTGGAATACCATATTTCTAAAAACTTTTATATATTTGCGAATGGGAATAATTTACTAGACTCCAAAATTGCCAATCAAATTGGATTTCCAACTATTGGTATAAATGGACAAGGTGGTGTTCGCATTACATATTAG
- a CDS encoding tetratricopeptide repeat protein: MRILKLCLASLLIFLSVHSLKSQSNTIHIDVLRNYEQALIFLQNQDYRQAYQFFELVSNTTIHEEQLSNINYYKQEATYYKAYLAGKLKLPEAEQSLLKLYDKTHDSRKNQLAYHLGEYYFSKSNYELAEKWFASTSEQSLNEDWKDDFYFHYAYALLENNKPTKAANYFEKSLTIKKSKYKSETAYYLGVIYFNRKDFAQAEKFLQSIKSQDQTKGANYILAQIQFLNKNYTEVIRLLENDNTAGESKNQLLGKSHFELLNYKSAEEFLLKHLLASEKVSPEDMYQLAFSEYKNGNYTFAIEHFKELQLSNNFGQYAMYALADCYLRANDKQNAMFAFQQASQLNQDSIIKEESRFNVGKLNFDLKNYNQATDNFFDFITSYPNSKYQKEAWDLLTLSLLNSNNYPQVIGIIEKNPAIQEGNEILYQEVCYTHAVNLNNNGDTANALKYLRKSILNNFDKALEAEARYLRAEILYKGGQIEEASKEYYQVYTLLINNKILFAQNATLFNVYYGLGYCQYTKRDFDAALMQFLNSAKNYIYSQNQPVSNTMQDVDLRIADIYFMNKKYDEAYKQYSKISLRRGQGYDYATLQKANIDGIKKNFKDKISTLSKLMREVPNSIYYNDANYQLGLAYEDDKNYEMAIQTYNDIISKSKSQEYIPKSLMRLATIYYNNQNLTEALNKYIAVVKNYTNSTESDQALKAIREIYISQGKPEEYINFTATLPDSKQLGLTEQDSLLFESGEELYANQHYDNAIIIFNKYLEKFPKGIFSLKAHYLKAECYSAKKMYAEAIDEYDYLTKDNTNPYYERAVVKTAYFNYNNSKDYSKAKTLYQKLQAVASTIQNKQLAKIGLLKSNYRLKNYHEVIEIAKLIENDEGISQEIKTEAFYFKAISLYHTQNYKTAIPLLEALAKDKSSIKGAECTYYLASSHHMLKEFKKSNEILLKSKDEYGSYESWVVRYFILIGYNYHKMKDDFQAKATLESIINNYQGEEEILKEARERLAEVNTSIKSQSKVKYK; this comes from the coding sequence ATGCGCATTCTTAAACTATGTTTGGCTAGTTTGCTGATATTCCTCAGTGTCCATAGCCTTAAAAGCCAATCCAATACGATTCATATCGATGTATTGAGAAATTATGAACAAGCTCTCATTTTCCTTCAAAATCAAGATTATAGGCAAGCTTACCAATTCTTTGAATTAGTGTCTAATACGACTATACATGAAGAACAACTCAGCAATATAAACTACTATAAACAAGAAGCCACTTATTACAAAGCATATTTGGCAGGTAAACTGAAACTACCTGAGGCAGAGCAAAGTCTTTTAAAACTCTATGACAAAACTCATGATTCTAGAAAAAATCAATTGGCTTATCATTTGGGGGAGTATTATTTTAGTAAATCAAATTATGAATTAGCAGAAAAATGGTTTGCTTCCACCTCTGAGCAATCTCTCAATGAAGATTGGAAGGACGATTTCTACTTTCACTATGCCTATGCTTTACTTGAAAATAACAAACCTACTAAAGCAGCTAATTATTTTGAAAAAAGCCTCACAATTAAGAAGTCAAAATATAAATCTGAAACTGCCTATTACTTAGGAGTAATCTACTTCAATAGAAAAGATTTTGCCCAGGCAGAAAAATTTCTACAGTCTATCAAAAGTCAAGACCAAACCAAGGGTGCAAATTATATTTTAGCACAAATACAATTTCTCAATAAGAATTATACAGAGGTCATCAGACTATTGGAAAATGATAATACTGCAGGCGAATCTAAAAACCAACTCTTAGGAAAGAGTCATTTTGAGTTGCTTAACTATAAATCGGCTGAAGAGTTTCTACTAAAGCACTTGTTAGCCTCGGAAAAGGTAAGTCCGGAGGATATGTATCAACTGGCATTTTCAGAATACAAGAATGGGAATTATACCTTTGCTATTGAACATTTTAAAGAATTACAGTTAAGTAACAATTTTGGTCAATACGCCATGTATGCCCTTGCAGACTGCTATCTCAGAGCAAATGATAAACAAAATGCCATGTTTGCCTTTCAACAGGCTAGTCAGCTAAATCAAGACTCCATAATAAAAGAAGAAAGTAGATTTAATGTAGGAAAACTCAATTTTGATTTAAAGAATTATAACCAAGCAACAGATAATTTTTTCGATTTTATAACAAGTTATCCAAACTCGAAATATCAGAAGGAAGCCTGGGATTTATTGACTCTATCCCTTTTGAATTCAAATAATTATCCACAAGTAATAGGCATTATAGAAAAAAATCCAGCTATACAAGAGGGTAATGAAATTCTGTATCAAGAAGTTTGTTATACCCATGCTGTTAATCTAAATAACAATGGTGATACCGCCAATGCACTTAAATACCTACGAAAATCGATCCTAAATAATTTTGACAAGGCATTAGAGGCAGAGGCTCGCTATTTAAGAGCTGAGATTCTTTACAAAGGTGGCCAAATAGAGGAAGCTTCGAAAGAGTATTATCAGGTTTATACGTTATTGATTAATAATAAGATATTGTTTGCTCAAAATGCTACACTTTTCAATGTCTATTATGGTCTGGGATATTGTCAATACACCAAGCGTGACTTCGATGCCGCGCTAATGCAATTCTTAAACAGTGCGAAAAATTATATTTACTCTCAAAACCAACCTGTCTCCAATACCATGCAAGATGTTGACTTGAGAATCGCAGATATTTATTTTATGAATAAAAAATATGATGAAGCTTATAAACAGTATTCCAAAATTTCTCTTAGACGAGGTCAGGGATATGATTATGCAACCTTACAAAAAGCAAATATCGATGGCATAAAAAAGAATTTTAAAGACAAAATCTCAACCTTGAGTAAGTTGATGAGAGAGGTGCCAAATTCCATTTATTATAATGATGCGAATTACCAACTGGGACTGGCCTATGAAGACGACAAAAATTATGAAATGGCTATTCAGACCTATAATGATATAATCTCCAAATCAAAATCGCAGGAATATATTCCAAAATCACTCATGAGGCTGGCGACCATTTACTACAATAACCAAAATTTAACTGAAGCTTTGAATAAATATATAGCTGTTGTTAAAAATTATACCAATTCTACAGAATCGGATCAGGCCTTAAAAGCGATTAGAGAAATATATATTAGTCAGGGAAAACCAGAGGAATATATTAATTTCACAGCTACCTTGCCTGATTCAAAACAATTAGGTCTCACAGAACAGGATAGTTTGTTATTTGAATCAGGAGAAGAATTATATGCTAATCAGCATTACGATAATGCCATTATTATCTTCAATAAATATCTAGAAAAGTTTCCAAAGGGTATATTTAGTCTCAAGGCTCATTATCTCAAAGCAGAGTGCTACTCAGCCAAAAAAATGTACGCAGAAGCTATTGATGAATATGATTATCTTACAAAGGATAATACCAACCCCTATTATGAAAGAGCGGTGGTCAAGACTGCCTACTTCAACTATAACAACAGTAAAGATTATTCTAAGGCTAAAACACTCTATCAAAAGCTTCAAGCTGTGGCCTCTACCATTCAGAATAAACAGCTTGCAAAAATTGGTTTGTTAAAATCCAATTATAGACTGAAGAACTATCATGAGGTCATAGAAATAGCTAAGCTGATAGAAAATGATGAGGGAATTAGTCAAGAAATCAAAACAGAAGCTTTTTATTTTAAAGCCATTTCACTGTATCATACTCAAAATTATAAGACTGCCATTCCTTTATTAGAAGCTTTGGCTAAAGACAAAAGCAGTATTAAAGGGGCTGAATGCACCTATTATCTGGCCTCCTCTCACCACATGTTGAAGGAATTCAAAAAATCAAATGAGATTCTCCTCAAGTCAAAGGATGAATATGGTTCTTATGAATCATGGGTAGTACGCTATTTTATTCTTATCGGGTATAACTACCATAAAATGAAAGATGATTTTCAAGCCAAAGCAACCTTGGAAAGTATTATCAATAATTATCAAGGAGAAGAAGAAATTCTTAAAGAAGCACGAGAACGATTAGCAGAGGTTAATACCAGTATAAAATCGCAGTCAAAAGTTAAGTACAAGTAA
- a CDS encoding MotA/TolQ/ExbB proton channel family protein: MNGQEQSLLDIFAKMGSMGQFVSGLIFLLGGLAIYIFVERLSALKARKEDNNLLDKVNESISLGNITGAKDICLRANSPLSRVIYKGISRIGLPLKDIELAMEKAIDLEVFQMEKGEETLSLVSKLAPMLGFIGTIAGVIQIFYTINATGDYNIESISGGLYVKMITSALGLTLGIIAYYFYFVISKKIKGNVYHLERGSAQLIETISTPVK; the protein is encoded by the coding sequence ATGAATGGACAAGAGCAAAGCTTATTAGATATTTTCGCTAAAATGGGCTCAATGGGACAGTTTGTCTCTGGCTTGATTTTCCTATTAGGAGGACTAGCTATTTACATCTTTGTTGAAAGGCTAAGCGCCTTGAAGGCACGTAAAGAAGATAACAACTTGCTTGACAAGGTAAATGAATCTATCTCTTTAGGAAATATAACAGGGGCTAAAGATATATGTTTAAGAGCTAATTCACCGCTATCTAGAGTTATTTACAAAGGAATTTCTCGAATAGGTCTTCCCTTGAAAGATATTGAGTTAGCTATGGAGAAAGCCATCGACTTAGAAGTGTTTCAAATGGAAAAAGGAGAGGAAACGCTCAGTTTGGTATCTAAACTAGCTCCTATGCTTGGTTTCATAGGTACTATAGCGGGTGTTATTCAGATATTCTATACGATTAATGCAACAGGAGATTATAACATTGAGTCCATTTCTGGTGGATTGTATGTAAAAATGATTACCTCCGCATTAGGCTTGACTTTGGGTATTATTGCCTATTATTTCTATTTCGTGATTTCAAAAAAAATCAAAGGAAATGTATATCACTTAGAAAGAGGTTCTGCACAATTGATAGAAACTATATCAACTCCAGTTAAATAA
- a CDS encoding bifunctional folylpolyglutamate synthase/dihydrofolate synthase, translated as MTYQETLDFLYQQLPMFSRIGSAAYKKDLTNTLALCDYFGIPQHKFKSIHIGGTNGKGSTTNYLASMFVETGMKVGIYTSPHLIDFRERIKTGNRMISQEFVIEFVEKAKPVIEKIQPSFFELTVVMAFEYFAYEKVDIAMIEVGLGGRLDSTNVILPELCVITNVSFDHMNMLGNTIEEIAFEKAGIIKNGIPCIIGESNSNYNTVFEAKAKENEVQLYYASDEVKVTEIDSLALEFVCHEHKLRLDKTKAFPPYQIKNIKTAMLAFSTYMKDRVNISDFIQKGIAHRTENTGFLGRWTKLKLGEKTIILESAHNEAGIEELKKAIEAEQLKNAVVLFGCVRDKDVTTVISHLPKNLDYILSQANIPRAMSVEELVPLFIKNCNTPIYQTSDLEEALDFAINRHNNKTILVTGSIFLVGEALGLLKKLDY; from the coding sequence GTGACTTACCAAGAAACTCTTGATTTTCTCTACCAGCAATTACCCATGTTCTCTCGCATTGGTTCTGCAGCATATAAAAAAGACTTGACCAATACCTTAGCTCTTTGTGACTATTTTGGTATTCCGCAACATAAATTTAAATCGATTCACATAGGTGGTACTAATGGCAAGGGAAGCACTACCAACTATCTCGCTTCTATGTTTGTCGAAACAGGAATGAAGGTTGGAATTTACACTTCCCCACATTTGATTGACTTTCGAGAACGCATTAAGACAGGAAATCGGATGATTTCTCAAGAGTTCGTTATTGAATTTGTAGAAAAGGCTAAACCGGTGATTGAGAAAATACAGCCTTCATTTTTTGAATTGACTGTAGTGATGGCTTTTGAATATTTCGCTTATGAAAAGGTGGATATAGCTATGATAGAAGTAGGTCTGGGTGGTCGTCTCGATAGCACCAATGTCATTTTACCTGAGCTTTGCGTAATTACGAATGTCAGCTTTGACCATATGAATATGCTGGGCAATACAATCGAAGAAATCGCATTTGAAAAGGCTGGAATAATTAAAAATGGAATTCCATGTATTATTGGAGAATCCAATTCCAATTATAATACTGTCTTTGAAGCTAAGGCAAAGGAAAATGAAGTTCAGCTGTATTATGCCAGCGATGAGGTGAAGGTAACGGAAATCGATAGTCTTGCATTAGAATTTGTGTGTCATGAGCATAAACTAAGACTTGACAAGACAAAAGCCTTCCCGCCTTATCAAATCAAAAATATTAAAACAGCTATGTTGGCTTTTTCCACTTACATGAAAGATAGGGTAAATATTTCTGATTTTATTCAAAAAGGGATAGCTCATAGAACAGAAAATACTGGCTTTCTCGGTCGATGGACCAAGCTGAAATTAGGAGAAAAGACTATTATATTAGAATCAGCTCATAACGAAGCTGGGATAGAGGAATTGAAGAAAGCCATAGAAGCAGAGCAATTAAAAAACGCAGTAGTCCTTTTCGGATGCGTTCGAGATAAGGATGTGACCACCGTGATTTCGCATTTACCTAAAAATCTGGATTATATCCTAAGCCAGGCAAATATTCCTCGCGCTATGTCTGTAGAAGAATTAGTTCCATTGTTTATAAAGAATTGTAATACTCCTATTTATCAAACCTCAGATTTGGAAGAAGCTTTGGATTTCGCAATTAATAGACATAATAATAAAACTATACTAGTTACGGGTAGTATATTTCTCGTTGGGGAGGCTTTGGGACTACTAAAAAAATTAGACTATTAA
- a CDS encoding DUF2807 domain-containing protein, with product MHAKSIFYYCLTLVSINLISCNFQITSNEGKGPLIDKTYQYKFTALEQDNGIESKIYKSNEHKVVVNAPNDIIDNILVEMEGDHKVHIHVKNNSNISTAKVTVKIYTPYLTELDASSAAEVQVIDTFVAEKIVLESGSGAEIKGSFKALTGNVKASSGSSIDVNILGETISVESTSGSEITLSGLAKQTDMKASSGSQIDGEKFVSQSSNLESSSGAEISLGVTLKTIAKSSSGSNIDIYKRSNQIEISKEVSSGGSVDLH from the coding sequence ATGCACGCAAAATCTATTTTCTACTACTGTCTTACTCTTGTCTCCATTAACCTCATTTCATGTAATTTTCAAATCACAAGCAATGAAGGTAAAGGTCCATTAATCGATAAGACATATCAGTACAAATTCACCGCTTTAGAACAGGATAATGGTATAGAGTCTAAAATATACAAATCAAATGAACATAAGGTGGTAGTCAATGCCCCTAATGACATCATTGATAATATTTTAGTAGAAATGGAAGGGGATCATAAGGTTCATATTCATGTCAAAAATAATTCCAATATTTCTACTGCTAAGGTAACAGTAAAAATATATACGCCATATCTTACTGAGCTAGATGCTTCCTCAGCAGCAGAAGTTCAAGTTATAGATACTTTTGTAGCTGAAAAAATCGTATTGGAATCAGGAAGCGGTGCTGAAATCAAAGGGAGTTTTAAGGCACTTACTGGAAATGTAAAAGCTTCAAGTGGTTCGTCTATTGATGTTAACATATTAGGAGAAACTATCTCAGTGGAATCAACCTCTGGATCTGAAATAACACTGTCAGGCTTAGCTAAACAAACCGATATGAAGGCGTCATCCGGATCACAAATCGATGGAGAGAAGTTTGTAAGTCAATCATCTAATTTAGAATCCTCAAGTGGAGCCGAAATCTCCTTAGGTGTAACTTTAAAAACTATCGCTAAATCTTCAAGTGGCAGTAATATAGATATATATAAACGATCAAATCAGATTGAAATATCGAAAGAAGTTTCAAGCGGAGGAAGTGTAGATTTGCATTAG